The sequence GACAGACCCGCCGGCGGGCGCCTGCTGGTCTGTGGCGCCGCTTACGCCTACTACGAGCGCACCGGATACACGCCGTTGGAGCGCACCGCCTGGCTGAGTGAGCTGGAGACCGCTGTCCCGCCGCGACCCGGCTGGACCGCCTCCTTCATTCCCGCCGCTGAAGCGACGCCCTGACCGTAACCGGGAGGTTACGATGCGTCCCAGGATTCTCTTTATCGCCGTCGCCCTGTTCACGGTGATCGCCGCTGTTCCCGCCGCCGCCGAGCTCACCGATGACCTGGCCCGCCTCAGCACCGAGTTGGGTCGGGCCGCCGACGACGCCGTCCGCCTGGACGTCCTCGCGCGGCTGACCGCCCTGCTCGAGGAGGTGGAAGAACCGCAAAGCATCCCGCCGGCCCTCGTCACGCGCCTGCTGGACATGGCCGACCGCGCCGCCGAGCCGGCGCTGCGACGTGACTCCGTCAGCGTGCTGGGCCTGTTGGGCGATCCCGACGCCGCTACGACCCTCGTCCGGCTCCTGCGCGACGACGCCGACTTCGGCGTCCGCCGGGCCGCCGTCGACGCCCTGGTCCGCGTCGGCGACCGTGACGACGCCGTCCTGATCGCCGAAACCGTTCTAGGCGCTGAACCCTCCAGCGACTACCAGTTACGCGCCGGGGCCTACCGGGCCCTGGGCGCCTTGGGCCTGGACGACGAGGCCCGATTGCTGAACCTCTTCCGCCGGGGTCTGGCCGACCCCTACCCCGCCGTGCGCATCGCCGCCCTGGAGATGCTGCGCGCCCGGGGTCTGGCCGCCGAAGTCGGTCAACCCGAGTTGCGCCGGGCCTACGAGTTCGAGACCGCTTCCGCCGTGCGCGGCGAGCTGTTGGTCACCCTGGCCGTCGTCGACGGCGAAGAGACCCTGGAGCTGATCGAAACCGCCCTCGGGGACGCCGAGCTGCGCGCCGACGCCCTGCGCGCCCTGGCCGCCGTGCCGCCTTCCGGCGAGCGCGACGAGGCTGCCGACCTCCTCGAGGAGGCCTTCGCCGATAGCACCGACAACGCCGAGCGGCTGGAGATCGCCGGTTACCTGGTAGAGCTGCGGCGGCGCGAGGCCGCCCTGGAGGCCCTGACCGCCCTGTTGCTCGAGGATCCGCCCGGCGACGAGGAGCGTGTCCTCGAACTGCTGCGCGAAAACGGTCACCCCGCGGCTCTCGAGACGACGGCGGACTTCGTCATCGCCAAGCCCGCCGTCGGACTGGCGACGATGCGTGCCGCCGTCGAACTGCTGGGCGACGCGGACCTGCTGGCCACGGCCGACGAGGATCAGTTGGAAGACGCCGACGAGGCCCTGTCCGCCCTGTTGCGGCAGAAGCATGACCCCGTCCTCTACGCCGACCTCCCCCCGGCGGTGCGGGCCGTCGAGGCCGCCTGGCGGGGACGCTTCGACGACGAGGATTGGAACGACCGCCTGCGCGAGCGCGTCGAACTCCTCGACGAGCTCGACGAGCCGGCCGCCCTCGAGGCGCTGACTATCCTGCTCGGACGCGGGGATGAACCCGTCCTGGTCGACGAGTTGAACGACTACCTGGAGTCCGAGCCGACGGAGCCCCGCGCCGTCGCCGCCCTCCACGCCCTGGGCCTGGGCGGTTCGACAAAAGCCCTGCCCGTGCTGACCGAGTACGCCCGCTCCAGCCGCCCCGGTGACGTCCAGCTCTCCGTCGCCGCCCTGGAAGCCCTCGGCGAGCTGGGACTGCCCGAATCGGCCCCCGTGCTGACCCGGGTGCTGGAAGACCCGGCGACGCCGCCGCTGCGCTTGACCGCCGCCGCCCGGGCCTGCGCCGCCGTGGCCGACCCCAACCTGCTCTTCCCCCTCCTCGAAGTGCTGGAGGGCGCCGTCGAACCGGAGAGCCGACAGGCCGCCGCCTACGCTCTGGCCGCCTTCTCCGAGCCCCAGGCCCTGGCGCCCCTGGCCCGGGTTCTGCGCTCCGACGCCAGCCCCCGGGTGCGCCGCGAGGCCTTCGTTGCCTACTGCCACAACCTGCCGGCTAACCCCAGCGACGAGCAACTGCTGCCCCTCTCCCAGTACCTCTCCACCAACGACCCCGGCGACGACGACCGGAGCTGGACCGCCGTCGAGCTGCTGTTCACCAAGCTCGGCGCCGAGCGGATCGAGGAACTGCTCGAACACCCCCAGCCCTCCGTGCGCCGACTGACCGTCCAGTACCTGACCCGCCGGGCCGCTCCCGGCGACCGGGAGCTCCTCGAGGGCGCCCTGGCCGACCCCAACCTGCTGGTCAATATCGCCGCCGCCCGCGGCCTGGGCGAGCTGGGCGACTCCGCCGCCGCCGGAGCCCTCAAGGCCGCCTTCAACCAGACCTTCGACCTGTACTACGCCTCCACCAAGGACTCCAGCCACTCCACCGTTAACGTCGACAAACTGCGCCGGACCATCGAAGACGCTTTCCTGCGCCTCTCGATCAACCCCGCCGAGGTCGAAGAAACCAAACTCGACAAACCCCAACTCGATACCGGTCCCGAAGAAGAGCCCGAGACCCGACGGATGGAGGTCGTCGTCGACGCCCTGCGACTGCGCGACGCACCCTCCACCACCACCGGCAACAAG is a genomic window of Candidatus Coatesbacteria bacterium containing:
- a CDS encoding SH3 domain-containing protein, with translation MRPRILFIAVALFTVIAAVPAAAELTDDLARLSTELGRAADDAVRLDVLARLTALLEEVEEPQSIPPALVTRLLDMADRAAEPALRRDSVSVLGLLGDPDAATTLVRLLRDDADFGVRRAAVDALVRVGDRDDAVLIAETVLGAEPSSDYQLRAGAYRALGALGLDDEARLLNLFRRGLADPYPAVRIAALEMLRARGLAAEVGQPELRRAYEFETASAVRGELLVTLAVVDGEETLELIETALGDAELRADALRALAAVPPSGERDEAADLLEEAFADSTDNAERLEIAGYLVELRRREAALEALTALLLEDPPGDEERVLELLRENGHPAALETTADFVIAKPAVGLATMRAAVELLGDADLLATADEDQLEDADEALSALLRQKHDPVLYADLPPAVRAVEAAWRGRFDDEDWNDRLRERVELLDELDEPAALEALTILLGRGDEPVLVDELNDYLESEPTEPRAVAALHALGLGGSTKALPVLTEYARSSRPGDVQLSVAALEALGELGLPESAPVLTRVLEDPATPPLRLTAAARACAAVADPNLLFPLLEVLEGAVEPESRQAAAYALAAFSEPQALAPLARVLRSDASPRVRREAFVAYCHNLPANPSDEQLLPLSQYLSTNDPGDDDRSWTAVELLFTKLGAERIEELLEHPQPSVRRLTVQYLTRRAAPGDRELLEGALADPNLLVNIAAARGLGELGDSAAAGALKAAFNQTFDLYYASTKDSSHSTVNVDKLRRTIEDAFLRLSINPAEVEETKLDKPQLDTGPEEEPETRRMEVVVDALRLRDAPSTTTGNKIGMLYLDDVVEVLSVQDNWAEVRTADERAGWACIELEGETFLRDTERPLVPPAEPDNDETDGEAAETD